The Melopsittacus undulatus isolate bMelUnd1 chromosome 17, bMelUnd1.mat.Z, whole genome shotgun sequence DNA window GGGGCGCGCACTGCGCCGGCGGGAGCGCGCGCGGCTGGGCGGGGCCAGGCGCtgagcggcggcggcggagcgggCAGCGCGCGCGGGGCCGCGacggggccggggccggggccggggcgggcggcggggcccgCCGGGCGGCCGGCGCCATGGGCACGGTGCTGTCGCTGTCGCCGAGCTACCGGAAGGCCCCGCTGTTCGAGGAGGGGGCGGCCACGGTGGGGCACTACACGGCGGTGCAGAACAGCAAGAACGCGAAGGAGAAGGGCCTGAAGCGGCATTCGCTGATCTCGGTGCTGCCGTGGAAGCGCATCGCCGCCGTCTCCGCCAAGAAGAAGAGCTCCAAGAAGGTGCAGCCCAACGGCGGCTACCAGAGCAACGTGACCCACCTCAACAACGAGAACCTGAAGAAGTCGCTCTCCTGCGCCAACCTCGCCACCTTCgcccccccgccgccccccgccgccgccgccctcGCCTCGGCGCAGAAGGCTCCGCCAAccgcgcccgccgccgccgccgccaccccGCGCCGGGTCGTGGTGCAGGCGTCCACCAGCGAGCTGCTGCGCTGCCTCGGCGAGTTCCTCTGCCGCCGCTGCTACCGCCTGAAGCACCTCTCGCCCACCGACCCCGTGCTCTGGCTGCGCTCCGTGGACCGCtcgctgctgctgcagggatggcagGACCAGGGGTTCATCACGCCGGCCAACGTGGTCTTCCTCTACATGCTCTGCCGGGATGTCATCTCTGCCGAGGTGGGCAGCGACCACGAACTGCAGGCGGTGCTGCTCACCTGCCTGTACCTGTCCTACTCCTACATGGGCAACGAGATCTCCTACCCGCTGAAGCCCTTCCTGGTGGAGAGCTGTAAGGAGGCCTTCTGGGACCGCTGCCTCTCCATCATCGACCTCATGAGCCCCAAGATGCTGCAGGTCAACGCCGACCCGCACTTCTTCACCCAGGTCTTCGCGGACCTCAAGAAGGAGAGCGGCTCCGAGGAGAAGGGCCGGCTCCTCATCGGCCTCGACCGGTGAGCGCCCGCCcgggccccggccccgctccccgGGGCTTATCCCagcgggatggggggggggggtggtggggcCGGGAGCTGCCGCCGCTCCTGGGCCCGACCCTGGGTTGGGGGGAGCGGGAGGCTCCGCAGCCCCCTCCGAGCGTTGCCCCCTTCTCCATCCCGCTGATTgagggggacccccccccacagccccgGAGcgggcggagcggagcggggctcCGGCGGCCGCGTCCCCGAGACAAAGACCCGGGAGGGAAAAacgaggggaaaaaaggagaaaaaaggaaaacagacaaaaaaatgaatgaaataaaaggcGATTGCTCCGAAGGCTCCAACGGAGGCCGCGGGGGCCGAGCGGCGCTGCCGGGAACGGGACAGCGGCGGGCCCGGCCCCCCCTTCccctatttattttctttgaagagaCTCGAAATTGCCGAGCAGGGCCGGGGGGAATCACCGCAACTGTTCCGTGAGCTCAATGTGAACCGTCTCGTCCCCGTCGTGCACTGATCATGAGTATTGTGCTAAGGAGCTACTTGAGTGTGCAAGGAGAGAGCCACATGCTGCTACCCGAGGTACTTTCACAACAAAAACCCGACAAACTACTAACCTGCGGGgggggcacatgaaaaacccACCCCccttctttattctttcattgTTGCTTTGCCAGTGGTATTGCGCATGCGAACAGGAGCATTTTgtgtcttcagaaaaaaaaaatagaaaaaaaaaccacaaaaaggaaaaaaaaaacacattaaaaataataataacccGAAGAAAAGCCCTTCCTGAGCGATGGCTGTAACCAACCCCATGCACAACGCACGGCCCCGTGCCGCTGCTCCCCGATGGGGACTGACAACTCCTTcttttgggtttgattttccttttctcctccatctGCACCGGGCTCGTTCCGTTCTGCTCCATGGGGCGCTGCAGTGGCGAGCGAGCAGGAGCAGCACCGTGCCATCTCTGACTCCTCACTTGAAGCTCTCCATCGCTGTACAGTGGGACCCCGCTAATGATACATGTGTACGTCcaggttgttttattttagtgcaATCTCTTCTGTAGCTCTTTGTTGACCAAATTGGTGGGTTCTTGTTCTTAATTTATATTTGTCtcattttgtatgtgtgtgtatagtGCGTTTGTACGTATGTGTGGTTTATAACCTGACCGCCTGTGTCATGGGGCTCAGTGTGCCTGTAATTTAATCCCCTccccttatttttatttatttttgtactgtgctgatgaaataaaaatgcactgACCATCCATTACACGGCAGCGGTGGTGGCCGAGTCGTTCCTGCAGCGCTCAGCGGTGATGGAAGCGGGGTTTAAGGCTGGTTTTAACATGGGTTTAAGGCCGGTTTTAACATGGGTTTTATCGTGTTCTTGGTGCTGGGGTCGCCCCttggctgggggctgctggatGTGCAGGTGAGGAGGCGCCTCCAGCGCACCAGAGGGGAACAATCAGGTTATCAGGATGCCAAAATTCCACTTCCCATTGTGCGGACGAGCTGCCGTGGCACTGGCAGCTCCGGAGCAGGATGCAGTGCATGGGGCTGCTTTATTACAGCGAATGATGTAAACAGAGCCTCAGGTCCATGAGatttgggtttgctttggttttctttgtcttttacaCATTAAAACAtcagcaattaaaaagaaaagggttcATTTCATCATCACCCCAAGCTGCAAATCAAATTCAATTTAGACATAGTTAATTTATGGGAAAACccaggaatatatatatattttatatatattttatatatatatatatataaaaccagaGCAGGAACAAATACTGTATAAAGACACATTTCATCACATACAATATTGCCATCTCATAGTCTTAGGAATCTCCCAGCCCTGCGATTTCTTGCTGTccatcttagaatcatagactcatgaTTCGATGCAACCACTTTTCTGGAGGGACAGCGACTTAAAAGTGCTGATTAAAACTCCTGCCCCTACCTTGCCTCAGGTTAGAgttgcggggggggggggggggggtgagctGGGGACTAGTAGATGTAAAAAGCAAGAAGTGCAAATAGAAAGGCACAGCAATGGTGAGGGTTTTCCTTCGGGTGCTTCTCCAGGGGGATGCAAACAGGAGCTGTGGTGGCCAAATGGGAGCTGGAGTGGCCAAACTGGAGCTGGGGTCACCCATGGCTTCAGTGTTGGCATTGCTCCTCCTGAAGGTGATGCTTCGTGCTTGTGTGCGCGGCGAGGTCTGAGGCTGCTGCATGGGTTCCTTGTCACCTCCAGGTTCCCGATGGTCCCGGTGGTGGTGGGTGAGTTGTGTTTGCAGCATCTGGAAGAGCTCAAGGGCTTTGGGCAGACCCCATGTGCAGAGCCCTCTGGAGCAGGAGTCATCCCAGAGCTGGTTACTGGTGTTTGGGATGCGGCGCTGGGATACTGGTGAGGGATCCTGTCAACCACAGGGCTCCAGTGTGGGGCCTCCCTGGTGAAGAGCACTGGGAAGCTTTAAGCTTGTCCCACTTAAATCCAGAGCTGAAGCATCTCTGTGCTCAAGGTACCCCTTAACCTCAGTCTGGGTTGTTGTGGTGTGGTACAAATGCTGCAGTGACCTGTCCCTGCACCCCACGTCCATGGCATGGCTTTGGGAAGCCGTCCATTAACAGGTCGTTGGGTGAAAAGCCTCTTCCAGTCTCTTTCCAGCTCCCTGTTTGCCTGCTGGGTGACAACACAGACCCCCTATGTCCAATGGGCTGGAAATCCTGACCTGaccagcagtgccaggactcTGAATGTCCAATCCCAACAGCCCCTCAGTGGCACGAGGCCACCTCTGCTCCAaagccccagagcagcagcagcctgagacATGGTGGAAACCAAAAGCCAGTCAGAACACACATAAACACCAAGCTCAGGGTTATCTGAGCAGGGCAGACGTGGGCACCATGAGGCAGGGAAACGTGATGCCACCAGACAAGCCAAGTGATGCACGGACTCCCCAGCATCAACCCCTAAGCTGGGAACGCTCAGGGAAACAGAAGGCTGCAGCCTGGGTATCTGCAGTTGgggttgtgctgctgcccctcgCCTGGTGCGGACGGATGTGCCAGAGTCAGTGTTCAATAGTGCAAAGGAagggagctgcagcttcagccaCCTGAGCTCCATGTGTTTCCAGACTAACCCACCTGCAGTGGGTCCTTTCAGCCCTCTCTGCACCTCAGTGCCTGGACTAACATGAAGCCACGTGGAGCATCCCAAATTCAGCAAGGCCATTTT harbors:
- the CDK5R1 gene encoding cyclin-dependent kinase 5 activator 1, whose protein sequence is MGTVLSLSPSYRKAPLFEEGAATVGHYTAVQNSKNAKEKGLKRHSLISVLPWKRIAAVSAKKKSSKKVQPNGGYQSNVTHLNNENLKKSLSCANLATFAPPPPPAAAALASAQKAPPTAPAAAAATPRRVVVQASTSELLRCLGEFLCRRCYRLKHLSPTDPVLWLRSVDRSLLLQGWQDQGFITPANVVFLYMLCRDVISAEVGSDHELQAVLLTCLYLSYSYMGNEISYPLKPFLVESCKEAFWDRCLSIIDLMSPKMLQVNADPHFFTQVFADLKKESGSEEKGRLLIGLDRDSKLPSRAGGNHRNCSVSSM